The segment CTTCAGCTTTAAAAAACTTCCCCATTTCTTCTTTAATGTTGTCCCAAAAATGTTCTTCTACTTTTGCATTTATTCCTGCATCACCAAGTATTGCAAATTTTTTATCTTTGTAAGCAATGTAAAATAACACTCCGTTTCTGAGTTCTGTTTTATGCATTTCAAGTTTTTTGAAAATAAAAGCAGACATGTCTAAAACATTTTCTTTGCATCTCTTATCAATATGAACTCTTATTTCACCTGATGTTTGAAGTTCTGCATCTTTAACTGCGTTAACAATTGAATCTTTTTGTTCCTGAGTAAAAAAGTGATTTGCCATAATTTTATTAATTATTTAAAAGGTCTTTTACATCCGGTGCTTTTTCTGCACCTTCATCTGCTTGGAAATTAGGTTTTCTTTCAAAACCAAACATTGAAGCATAAATGTTTGAAGGAAATTTTCTGATTGATGTATTATAATTTCGTGTTATTTCAATAAATTTCATCCTTTCAACAGAAATTCTATTTTCAGTACCTTCCAATTGTGCTTGAAGTTCCAGAAAATTTTGATTTGCTTTAAGATTCGGATAGCGTTCAACCACTACCATCAATCGGGACAATGCAGAACTAAGTCCTTTTTGTGCCGCTTGAAATTGTTGCAATTGTTCAGGATTCATGTTGTTAGCATCAATATTTATTCCTGTAGCTTTTGAGCGTGCTTCTATAACATCTGTTAGAGTTTGTTTTTCAAAATCTGCATAACCCTTAACTGTTGAAACAAGATTGGGAATAAGGTCTGCTCTACGTTGATACACATTTTCAACCTGCGACCATTGAGCAACTACTGCTTCATCAAGAGTTACCAGTGTATTATATTTTCCTTTGATTGAAAAAAACAGTAAAAAAATAACTGCTGCAATAACTATTAGTGGAATCCATTTTTTATTCATTGTTAAATGCTTTAAAAGTTAAATAAATTAGAGGTTCAAAGATAATATTTTTTTAACAAGTATCTCGTTTCTCTGAAACGTTTTCAAGATGAGAAGAATAATACCAAGTTGCGTTCAAAACTACCAATATCATATTATTTTGGTATTTTGCTTAACTCGTGTCTTTAAGAAAACTCTGCAAAATTAGATTCCTATTCCAATTCACTGGAATGAAGATCGTGTCCCATTCTAAGCTTTTTTGTTTTCAGGTATGTTTTGTTGTGTTTATTTGGTTCTATTTCCAAAGGAATACGCTCAGTAATTTCAAGTCCATAACCTTTTAATCCGATTTTTTTTGATGGATTGTTGGTTATTAGCCTTATTTTTTTAATATTTAAATCTCTAATAATTTGAGCACCTACACCATAATCCCTTTCATCCGCTTTAAAACCAAGATGGACATTTGCGTCAACAGTATCCATTCCCTGTTCTTGCAATTTATATGCTTTTAGCTTATTATAAAGACCTATTCCTCTACCTTCCTGATTCATATAAATAACAGCACCTCTCCCTTCTTTTTCAACCATTCTTAATGCTTCATGCAGTTGAGAACCACAGTCGCATTTCAGAGAGCCGAATATATCTCCTGTAACACAAGAAGAATGTACTCTTATCATTACATCATCATCTTTTGTCCACTTACCTTTAATAAGAGCAAGATGAATATCATTTGTTGTTAATTGTCTGAATGCAACAACATCAAAATTCCCATATTTTGTAGGAAGATGAACATCCACTAATCTTTCAATCAGGGATTCATTTTGCATTCTAAAATCAATTAAATCATGAATAGATATAAGTTTTAAATCAAATTTTTTAGCAAGTTTTTCAAGGTCGGGAAGTCTTGCCATTGAACCGTCATCATTCATAATTTCAACAATAACTCCAACAGCTTCAAAGCCTGCTAATCGTG is part of the Bacteroidota bacterium genome and harbors:
- a CDS encoding TPM domain-containing protein gives rise to the protein MANHFFTQEQKDSIVNAVKDAELQTSGEIRVHIDKRCKENVLDMSAFIFKKLEMHKTELRNGVLFYIAYKDKKFAILGDAGINAKVEEHFWDNIKEEMGKFFKAEDFTKGLTKGISMAGEKLKKYFPYMEGEDINELPDDISFGNN
- a CDS encoding LemA family protein, coding for MNKKWIPLIVIAAVIFLLFFSIKGKYNTLVTLDEAVVAQWSQVENVYQRRADLIPNLVSTVKGYADFEKQTLTDVIEARSKATGINIDANNMNPEQLQQFQAAQKGLSSALSRLMVVVERYPNLKANQNFLELQAQLEGTENRISVERMKFIEITRNYNTSIRKFPSNIYASMFGFERKPNFQADEGAEKAPDVKDLLNN
- a CDS encoding bifunctional 3,4-dihydroxy-2-butanone-4-phosphate synthase/GTP cyclohydrolase II; its protein translation is MFNKIEEAIEDIKRGKIVIVVDDENRENEGDFVTAARNVTPEVINFMAKIGRGLICTPIIESRADILGLELMVTDNTALHETPFTVSIDLNGYGCTTGISAHDRAATVRALIDHSKTKDDFAKPGHIFPLRAKEGGVLRRAGHTEAAIDLARLAGFEAVGVIVEIMNDDGSMARLPDLEKLAKKFDLKLISIHDLIDFRMQNESLIERLVDVHLPTKYGNFDVVAFRQLTTNDIHLALIKGKWTKDDDVMIRVHSSCVTGDIFGSLKCDCGSQLHEALRMVEKEGRGAVIYMNQEGRGIGLYNKLKAYKLQEQGMDTVDANVHLGFKADERDYGVGAQIIRDLNIKKIRLITNNPSKKIGLKGYGLEITERIPLEIEPNKHNKTYLKTKKLRMGHDLHSSELE